The following is a genomic window from Mycolicibacterium sp. TY81.
CGGGTTCAGCTTCGCGTTCACCCAGATTCTGAACATCAACTTCACCGCACAGGACGTCGCGCCGCTGCTGGAGAAGTACCACGTCGCGTCGGTGGCCAAGCTGCCCAAGGAAGCCGCCAAGGAGCTGGCCAAGGCCAACTTCGACGCCTCCATCCACACCGCGTGGATCGCCTTCCTGGGCCCGCTGCTGGGCTCGATCTCGCGTCCGTTCGGCGGCAAGCTCGCCGACAAGATCGGTGGCGGCAAGATCACGCTGTACGTCTTCACGGCGATGACGGCCATCACCGCAGTCCTGGTCAGCGCCGGCATGTGGGACGACGCCACCAAGGGTCCGGCGACGGGTGCGCAGATGGCTGTCTACATCACGGCCTTCATGGTGCTGTTCATCCTGACCGGCCTCGGCAACGGGTCGACCTACAAGATGATCCCGTCGATCTTCGAAGCCAAGGCGCAGAGCAAGGACGAGTTGGGTGCTGCGGAGAAGACCCTGTGGTCGCGCAGCATGTCCGGCGCACTGATCGGCTTCGCCGGTGCGGTCGGCGCGTTCGGTGGCGTGCTCGTCAACATCGTGCTCCGGGCGTCCTACGCCGGGCCAGCGCACTCCGCGACCACCGCATTCTGGGTGTTCCTCGCCTTCTACGTGGTGTGTGGTGTCGTCACCTGGTTCGTGTTCCTGCGTCAGCCGCACCTGCGTGCGGCGACGGGCGAGCACGTCGGCCGGGATTTCGTTCCGGCAACGTAGCCGGCTTCTGGCCAGTTGGCCGAAATGCCCCGCGGGAGTTTCCCGCGGGGCATTTCGTTGTTCGGGGCAGGGAAGTTTGTGATCCAGATAACTGGTCCAACCAGTTGACCAGTAGTCGCGGCGACCCTGATCATTGACCCCATGGACATCGCACCCGTCACGCGGTCCGCGGTCAGTGACTCGGTCTTCGCGCACCTCGTCGACGAGATCCTGTCCGGTCGCGTCGCGGTCGACGACGCACTGCCGTCCGAGCGCGAGCTGGCCCTGGCCTTCGCGGTGAACCGGCACGCCATCCGGGAAGCACTCAAACGGCTACAGCAGGCCCGGCTGGTGCGGATCAGTCACGGCGGCAAGACCAGGGTCCAGGACTGGCGGCAGACGGCCGGCCTGGACGTTCTCAGCACCCTCGCCGCCACCGGCGCCGTGCCGGCGCTGCAGATCGCCTGCGACATCATGGTGATGCGCCGCTCTGTCGGAGCCGACGCGGCCCGGCTGTGCGCGAGGAACGCCTCCGACGAGCAGCTGGCGGTCATCGCCGATGCCGCTGCGGCCTACCCGGCGCAGCACACCGACGAATCGATCGCCGCTGACCTGACGTTCTGGACCGCGATCGTCGACGGCAGCGGCAACCTGGCCTACCGGCTGGCGCTCAACACGCTGGTCGCGGCGTTCGCCGACATCGGCTTCGGCTCGATCGCCGACCTCGGTACGTCCGCCGAACTGGCCGACCGCGACGCCCACATCACGCTGGCCGGGCACCTCGTTGCGCGCGACGCCGACGCCGCTCACCGCGTGGCCGACGACCTGCTGGGCCGGGTCGTCGAAATCCTTTCCGCTCAGCAGTAGGAGTCATTGCCCATGTTCGATCTGATCTTGCATGCCGTGCCGGTGTTCGTGCTCTGTCTGGTGCTCGAGGCGCTGTCCTTCCGCTTCCTGCCGGACGACGACGAGGTCGGATACGAATTCCGGGATTCCCGAACGAGTCTCACGATGGGCATCGGCAACGTCATCATCAACATCGGCTGGAAGCTGGTGGTCCTGGCGGCGCTGAGCGCGGCGTACCTGGTGGCGCCGGTACATCTGCCCGCCGACAATCCGCTGACCTGGATCGCGCTGTTCGTCGCCGACGACTTCGTCTACTACTGGTATCACCGGACGCACCACACGATCCGGCTGTTCTGGGCCAGCCACGTCGTGCACCACTCCAGCGAGCACTACAACCTGTCGACCGCACTGCGGCAGACGTGGACGCCGTTCACGGCGCTGCCGTTCTGG
Proteins encoded in this region:
- a CDS encoding FadR/GntR family transcriptional regulator, with the protein product MDIAPVTRSAVSDSVFAHLVDEILSGRVAVDDALPSERELALAFAVNRHAIREALKRLQQARLVRISHGGKTRVQDWRQTAGLDVLSTLAATGAVPALQIACDIMVMRRSVGADAARLCARNASDEQLAVIADAAAAYPAQHTDESIAADLTFWTAIVDGSGNLAYRLALNTLVAAFADIGFGSIADLGTSAELADRDAHITLAGHLVARDADAAHRVADDLLGRVVEILSAQQ
- a CDS encoding sterol desaturase family protein, whose product is MFDLILHAVPVFVLCLVLEALSFRFLPDDDEVGYEFRDSRTSLTMGIGNVIINIGWKLVVLAALSAAYLVAPVHLPADNPLTWIALFVADDFVYYWYHRTHHTIRLFWASHVVHHSSEHYNLSTALRQTWTPFTALPFWLPLAFLGFAPWMILLQQSVSLLYQFFIHTERVGKLWRPIEFVMNTPSHHRVHHGSNDQYLDTNYGGILIIWDRLFGSFRPEGERVVYGLTKNIKTFNPLRVATHEYTAIWQDVRATKTWKQRFGHTFRGPGWSPDSA